The proteins below are encoded in one region of Pan paniscus chromosome 4, NHGRI_mPanPan1-v2.0_pri, whole genome shotgun sequence:
- the ECSCR gene encoding endothelial cell-specific chemotaxis regulator isoform X1, which yields MWGVLSALGSLRRERNVENSESREHGRLVGWASRLNHGKGEPGLKQYWAGLVLDSRKTPRWSVVEPDGPSEGKRMGMGPGCHGWSLCIGTRGHAGWAQLLLQPHILIWTWLSRAPGAGPNVFPSILLTGSSWRASPHPHPAPALPLSSPLWTEPPLSCCLPATYPADMGTAGAMQLCWVILGFLLFRGHNSQPTMTQTSSSQGGLGGLSLTTEPVSSNPGYIPSSEANRPSHLSSTGTPGAGVPSSGRDGGTSRDTFQTVPPNSTTMSLSMREDATILPSPTSETVLTVAAFGVISFIVILVVVVIILVGVVSLRFKCRKSKESEDPQKPGSSGLSESCSTANGEKDSITLISMKNINMNNGKQGLSAEKVL from the exons ATGTGGGGAGTCCTATCTGCATTGGGATCCctgaggagggagaggaatgTGGAGAATTCAGAGTCCAGGGAGCATGGGCGGCTGGTGGGCTGGGCTTCCAGGCTGAATCATGGGAAAGGAGAACCTGGTCTGAAACAGTACTGGGCAGGATTGGTGTTAGATTCCAGGAAAACCCCCAGGTGGTCTGTGGTGGAACCTGATGGACCCTCAGAAGGGAAGAGAATGGGGATGGGGCCAGGTTGCCATGGTTGGTCATTGTGCATAGGCACTAGAGGCCATGCTGGGTGGGCACAGTTGCTGCTGCAGCCTCACATCCTCATCTGGACATGGCTGAGCAGGGCCCCTGGAGCTGGTCCCAATGTGTTTCCTTCTATTCTTTTGACAGGAAGCTCCTGGAGAGCcagtccccacccccatcccgcCCCAgcactccctctctcttctccactATGGACAGAGCCTCCACTGAGCTGCTGCCTGCCCGCCACATACCCAGCTGACATGGGCACCGCAGGAGCCATGCAGCTGTGCTGGGTGATCCTGGGCTTCCTCCTGTTCCGAG GCCACAACTCCCAGCCCACAATGACCCAGACCTCTAGCTCTCAGG GAGGCCTTGGCGGTCTAAGTCTGACCACAGAGCCAGTTTCTTCCAACCCAG GATACATCCCTTCCTCAGAGGCTAACAGGCCAAGCCATCTGTCCAGCACTGGTACCCCAG GCGCAGGTGTCCCCAGCAGTGGAAGAGACGGAGGCACAAGCAGAG ACACATTTCAAACTGTTCCCCCCAATTCAACCACCATGAGCCTGAGCATGAGGGAAGATGCGACCATCCTGCCCAGCCCCACGTCAGAGACTGTGCTCACTGTGGCTGCATTTG GTGTTATCAGCTTCATTGTCATCCTGGTGGTTGTGGTGATCATCCTAGTTGGTGTGGTCAGCCTGAGGTTCAAGTGTCGGAAGAGCAAGGAGTCTGAAG ATCCCCAGAAACCTGGGAGTTCAGGGCTGTCTGAAAG CTGCTCCACAGCCAATGGAGAGAAAGACAGCATCACCCTTATCTCCATGAAGAACATCAACATGAATAATGGCAAACAAGGTCTCTCAGCAGAGAAG gTTCTTTAA
- the ECSCR gene encoding endothelial cell-specific chemotaxis regulator isoform X2, with the protein MWGVLSALGSLRRERNVENSESREHGRLVGWASRLNHGKGEPGLKQYWAGLVLDSRKTPRWSVVEPDGPSEGKRMGMGPGCHGWSLCIGTRGHAGWAQLLLQPHILIWTWLSRAPGAGPNVFPSILLTGSSWRASPHPHPAPALPLSSPLWTEPPLSCCLPATYPADMGTAGAMQLCWVILGFLLFRGHNSQPTMTQTSSSQGGLGGLSLTTEPVSSNPGYIPSSEANRPSHLSSTGTPDTFQTVPPNSTTMSLSMREDATILPSPTSETVLTVAAFGVISFIVILVVVVIILVGVVSLRFKCRKSKESEDPQKPGSSGLSESCSTANGEKDSITLISMKNINMNNGKQGLSAEKVL; encoded by the exons ATGTGGGGAGTCCTATCTGCATTGGGATCCctgaggagggagaggaatgTGGAGAATTCAGAGTCCAGGGAGCATGGGCGGCTGGTGGGCTGGGCTTCCAGGCTGAATCATGGGAAAGGAGAACCTGGTCTGAAACAGTACTGGGCAGGATTGGTGTTAGATTCCAGGAAAACCCCCAGGTGGTCTGTGGTGGAACCTGATGGACCCTCAGAAGGGAAGAGAATGGGGATGGGGCCAGGTTGCCATGGTTGGTCATTGTGCATAGGCACTAGAGGCCATGCTGGGTGGGCACAGTTGCTGCTGCAGCCTCACATCCTCATCTGGACATGGCTGAGCAGGGCCCCTGGAGCTGGTCCCAATGTGTTTCCTTCTATTCTTTTGACAGGAAGCTCCTGGAGAGCcagtccccacccccatcccgcCCCAgcactccctctctcttctccactATGGACAGAGCCTCCACTGAGCTGCTGCCTGCCCGCCACATACCCAGCTGACATGGGCACCGCAGGAGCCATGCAGCTGTGCTGGGTGATCCTGGGCTTCCTCCTGTTCCGAG GCCACAACTCCCAGCCCACAATGACCCAGACCTCTAGCTCTCAGG GAGGCCTTGGCGGTCTAAGTCTGACCACAGAGCCAGTTTCTTCCAACCCAG GATACATCCCTTCCTCAGAGGCTAACAGGCCAAGCCATCTGTCCAGCACTGGTACCCCAG ACACATTTCAAACTGTTCCCCCCAATTCAACCACCATGAGCCTGAGCATGAGGGAAGATGCGACCATCCTGCCCAGCCCCACGTCAGAGACTGTGCTCACTGTGGCTGCATTTG GTGTTATCAGCTTCATTGTCATCCTGGTGGTTGTGGTGATCATCCTAGTTGGTGTGGTCAGCCTGAGGTTCAAGTGTCGGAAGAGCAAGGAGTCTGAAG ATCCCCAGAAACCTGGGAGTTCAGGGCTGTCTGAAAG CTGCTCCACAGCCAATGGAGAGAAAGACAGCATCACCCTTATCTCCATGAAGAACATCAACATGAATAATGGCAAACAAGGTCTCTCAGCAGAGAAG gTTCTTTAA
- the ECSCR gene encoding endothelial cell-specific chemotaxis regulator isoform X3 translates to MWGVLSALGSLRRERNVENSESREHGRLVGWASRLNHGKGEPGLKQYWAGLVLDSRKTPRWSVVEPDGPSEGKRMGMGPGCHGWSLCIGTRGHAGWAQLLLQPHILIWTWLSRAPGAGPNVFPSILLTGSSWRASPHPHPAPALPLSSPLWTEPPLSCCLPATYPADMGTAGAMQLCWVILGFLLFRGHNSQPTMTQTSSSQGGLGGLSLTTEPVSSNPGYIPSSEANRPSHLSSTGTPGVISFIVILVVVVIILVGVVSLRFKCRKSKESEDPQKPGSSGLSESCSTANGEKDSITLISMKNINMNNGKQGLSAEKVL, encoded by the exons ATGTGGGGAGTCCTATCTGCATTGGGATCCctgaggagggagaggaatgTGGAGAATTCAGAGTCCAGGGAGCATGGGCGGCTGGTGGGCTGGGCTTCCAGGCTGAATCATGGGAAAGGAGAACCTGGTCTGAAACAGTACTGGGCAGGATTGGTGTTAGATTCCAGGAAAACCCCCAGGTGGTCTGTGGTGGAACCTGATGGACCCTCAGAAGGGAAGAGAATGGGGATGGGGCCAGGTTGCCATGGTTGGTCATTGTGCATAGGCACTAGAGGCCATGCTGGGTGGGCACAGTTGCTGCTGCAGCCTCACATCCTCATCTGGACATGGCTGAGCAGGGCCCCTGGAGCTGGTCCCAATGTGTTTCCTTCTATTCTTTTGACAGGAAGCTCCTGGAGAGCcagtccccacccccatcccgcCCCAgcactccctctctcttctccactATGGACAGAGCCTCCACTGAGCTGCTGCCTGCCCGCCACATACCCAGCTGACATGGGCACCGCAGGAGCCATGCAGCTGTGCTGGGTGATCCTGGGCTTCCTCCTGTTCCGAG GCCACAACTCCCAGCCCACAATGACCCAGACCTCTAGCTCTCAGG GAGGCCTTGGCGGTCTAAGTCTGACCACAGAGCCAGTTTCTTCCAACCCAG GATACATCCCTTCCTCAGAGGCTAACAGGCCAAGCCATCTGTCCAGCACTGGTACCCCAG GTGTTATCAGCTTCATTGTCATCCTGGTGGTTGTGGTGATCATCCTAGTTGGTGTGGTCAGCCTGAGGTTCAAGTGTCGGAAGAGCAAGGAGTCTGAAG ATCCCCAGAAACCTGGGAGTTCAGGGCTGTCTGAAAG CTGCTCCACAGCCAATGGAGAGAAAGACAGCATCACCCTTATCTCCATGAAGAACATCAACATGAATAATGGCAAACAAGGTCTCTCAGCAGAGAAG gTTCTTTAA